In one Paenibacillus sp. JQZ6Y-1 genomic region, the following are encoded:
- a CDS encoding right-handed parallel beta-helix repeat-containing protein, with the protein MKNLRYTALSAGLILLLLFPLWRQGFGDSRQGALESGPDHNTPVNLYVNGSANASGQNGSKEHPYTTIEAARNDIRQMKRPLPQGGVTVWVKGGQYNLSSTLEWTANDSGTASAPIIYRSMAGEKVSLTNGKTVNPSDWQPLDAAARSRVNPAVNPSQLVQLDVRKLGFRNSTGFTGGDYFTEKWGILQLIVNDAMQPISQWPNRNDATAGLRNGWAVASGILNERSFFYDPSQNTDTSSEGRMVRWQKAIASGHDVYLQGFWRTVWSPVTIRLKQIEEGSRTLHLSQTPAGGIGSKFSAAADESSGSNPYRVGDGSEEWRLLNLLEEVDQPGEWALDFKDGKIYYYPSKPLNQSTTVIADDTDPIINIKGASHLKFIGFELKNGMGNGITMQNTNHITLAGLTIRNMSNGGITDIGGSSNLIQSNDVYDTGSFGISVSKAGNRDKLQSSNTRITNNHIYNTGILVHLEPLIIRESVGMRIDHNLLHDVPKDAIRYTYSNKLLFEYNEIHNTGLVEGDTGAVYTAQDWSSYSNVLRYNMIHHNRRSNGFYADGGSSGNTYQNNIIQDTKRAFIIENGHHNVATGNLLINANTMEINDRSASLDYSLNSTYAKLLRSFKPTTGAWKEYGEALGKQYGLKGNLWNYVLSSKWNPQYPNGSKLNNNVIIGNTSIKLPKKGDVSATGNATIQSIQNAGFYNYSNLDLRTNNSTILKKFPSLNKVISEIGLYKDQYRVEPLTRNQYDGLSNHATD; encoded by the coding sequence GTGAAAAATCTTCGCTACACCGCACTTTCAGCCGGTCTGATATTGCTTCTGCTTTTTCCTTTATGGCGACAGGGATTCGGTGATAGCCGTCAGGGCGCACTGGAAAGTGGTCCCGACCACAATACACCCGTCAATCTATACGTGAATGGCTCTGCTAACGCCTCTGGGCAAAATGGCAGCAAGGAGCATCCGTATACTACCATCGAGGCAGCGCGCAACGATATTCGCCAGATGAAGCGTCCACTGCCACAGGGCGGTGTAACCGTCTGGGTCAAAGGTGGGCAATACAATCTCAGTTCGACGCTGGAATGGACTGCCAACGATTCCGGCACCGCTAGCGCACCGATCATTTACCGCTCTATGGCAGGCGAGAAAGTCAGCCTTACCAATGGCAAAACCGTCAATCCATCGGATTGGCAGCCACTGGATGCAGCAGCACGCAGTCGGGTCAATCCGGCAGTGAACCCCAGTCAGCTAGTACAGCTGGATGTGCGCAAGCTCGGCTTCCGCAACAGCACCGGATTTACTGGGGGCGATTATTTTACCGAGAAATGGGGAATATTACAGCTTATCGTAAACGATGCCATGCAGCCAATCTCGCAGTGGCCGAACCGTAATGATGCAACTGCTGGTCTGCGCAATGGCTGGGCAGTGGCATCGGGTATTTTGAATGAACGCTCATTCTTTTATGATCCATCGCAAAATACCGACACCAGTAGTGAAGGTCGTATGGTACGCTGGCAAAAGGCAATTGCCAGTGGGCATGATGTGTATTTGCAAGGCTTCTGGCGCACCGTATGGAGCCCAGTCACCATCCGACTGAAGCAGATTGAGGAAGGCTCACGCACTCTGCATCTATCGCAAACCCCAGCGGGCGGAATCGGCTCCAAATTCAGCGCCGCTGCCGACGAATCGTCAGGCAGCAATCCGTACCGGGTAGGTGATGGCAGTGAGGAATGGCGTCTGCTCAATCTGCTGGAGGAAGTCGATCAACCGGGCGAATGGGCGTTGGATTTTAAAGACGGCAAAATCTACTATTATCCTTCCAAGCCGCTCAATCAGTCCACCACCGTGATCGCTGACGATACCGATCCGATCATCAATATCAAAGGTGCATCGCATCTCAAATTTATCGGCTTTGAGCTGAAAAATGGCATGGGCAACGGTATCACCATGCAAAATACGAATCATATTACACTCGCTGGGCTAACGATTCGCAATATGAGCAATGGCGGCATTACCGATATTGGCGGCAGCAGCAATTTGATTCAAAGCAACGATGTATACGATACTGGCAGCTTTGGCATCAGTGTTAGCAAAGCGGGCAACCGTGACAAGCTGCAATCGTCCAATACACGCATTACAAACAATCACATCTACAATACCGGCATTCTCGTCCATCTGGAGCCGCTCATCATCCGCGAATCGGTCGGCATGCGTATCGACCACAATCTGCTGCATGATGTACCGAAGGATGCGATCCGGTATACGTACAGCAACAAGCTGCTATTTGAATATAACGAGATTCATAATACTGGTTTGGTAGAAGGCGATACAGGCGCAGTGTATACCGCTCAGGATTGGTCGTCATACAGCAATGTGCTGCGCTACAATATGATTCATCATAATCGTCGCTCCAACGGCTTTTACGCGGATGGCGGCAGCAGCGGCAATACGTATCAGAACAATATTATTCAAGATACGAAGCGCGCATTTATTATTGAAAATGGACATCATAATGTAGCGACAGGCAATCTGCTGATCAATGCCAATACGATGGAAATCAACGACCGCTCTGCCTCGCTGGATTACAGCCTAAACAGCACATACGCCAAGCTGCTGCGCAGCTTCAAGCCAACAACTGGCGCATGGAAGGAATATGGCGAAGCGTTAGGAAAACAATACGGGCTTAAAGGCAATCTGTGGAATTATGTACTCAGCAGCAAATGGAATCCGCAATATCCAAATGGCAGCAAGCTGAACAACAATGTGATCATCGGCAATACGAGCATCAAGCTGCCGAAAAAAGGCGATGTATCCGCTACGGGCAACGCCACGATCCAGAGTATTCAGAACGCTGGATTTTATAATTACAGCAATCTCGATCTGCGAACCAACAACAGCACCATTTTGAAAAAGTTCCCTTCGTTGAACAAGGTGATTAGCGAAATTGGGTTGTATAAGGATCAATATCGGGTCGAGCCGCTCACTCGTAACCAGTATGATGGACTTAGCAACCATGCAACCGATTAA
- a CDS encoding right-handed parallel beta-helix repeat-containing protein, giving the protein MSKLKTFLSLTAMVALSSTLAFPAPYASADQVNNREVVTLDSGPTVKTGLNLYVDSSGSNSGDGSKDTPFATLTQARDSIRALHGDLPTGGITVWVKEGEYEMSNFELTDQDSGTADKPIIYRTYPGEQVTLTNGVHISPSDWEPLSKDAVARVHPNVYADDLYQLDVQKLGLKHIHHFSGGTSFTEQWGIVDLIADGVRQPISQWPNPGESVNKHRKGWTTANGSADAKSFYYGEGGIPENGDTTDTLDLDGTNRAERWQKSLDDGHALYLKGFWRTVWSPITSSVQEIDTKHHVITLKDLPDGGMGSKWSKTVEDYRSSLSAPTVNQETAATETTAASEDDALHDNDTSSKSYLVYKDGGAAQSMTLKEEQSDDSLLETKPSSAEQDAQDAEPVKLTDKGADVSSVTYDDQSSSPVRDLSESSVTSDAYAPSSVQDDVYEGSSVSDDTYATPYTAKIRAPYRIGSGTEEWQALNYLDEIDVPGEWALDFKDKKLYYYPKGNLDDLNIIIADNENPVVAFNGASHVQLIGFTFEGSMGNGIELNDADHITIAGNTLRNLGNGGILDVGGSNNLFQSNDIYETGGFGISINKSGDRKTLTPANSRVTNNHIHHVGELTHLEPLLVRESVGITFDHNLLHDVPKDAVRYVYSNNLTFEYNEVHNTSLIEGDTGAFYTAQDWASYGNVLRYNFIHHNKRSNGFYSDGADSGDNYKYNIVQGSTKGILLNGHDNIASNNLVVDSNMIQVDQRGDSKSHGVNSIFADQLREMNPDSNPWANYGKVLQDTYGYDHTLWDSILDPDWHPEYPNGTRMTNNMLVNTPDVVIPKVGDVKVEGNDSISSVADAQFYDYSKMDLRTDNTKVLAKFPDLNEVFPKIGLLKDDYRTRVITRAESGGLSNH; this is encoded by the coding sequence ATGAGTAAGCTAAAAACGTTCCTATCGTTAACCGCGATGGTAGCACTAAGCAGTACGCTGGCATTCCCGGCCCCCTATGCGTCAGCCGATCAGGTGAACAATCGCGAAGTCGTTACACTCGACAGCGGGCCAACCGTCAAAACAGGTCTCAACCTGTACGTGGACTCCTCTGGAAGTAATTCCGGCGATGGTAGCAAAGACACTCCTTTTGCAACCTTGACCCAAGCTCGTGATAGCATTCGTGCCTTACATGGCGATCTCCCTACAGGCGGCATTACCGTCTGGGTCAAAGAAGGCGAATACGAAATGTCCAACTTTGAACTGACGGATCAGGATTCTGGTACCGCCGACAAACCGATCATTTATCGCACCTATCCGGGTGAGCAGGTAACACTGACGAACGGCGTACACATCTCCCCTTCCGACTGGGAACCACTAAGCAAAGATGCAGTGGCACGTGTCCATCCGAATGTGTACGCGGATGATCTATACCAGCTGGATGTGCAAAAGCTAGGCTTAAAGCATATCCATCACTTTTCCGGCGGTACTTCTTTTACCGAGCAATGGGGCATTGTTGATCTGATCGCCGATGGTGTGCGTCAGCCGATCTCGCAATGGCCGAATCCCGGCGAATCGGTCAATAAGCACCGTAAAGGCTGGACGACTGCCAATGGCTCGGCTGATGCGAAGTCCTTCTATTACGGCGAAGGCGGCATCCCTGAAAATGGTGATACGACCGATACGCTGGATTTGGACGGCACCAACCGCGCTGAACGCTGGCAAAAATCACTAGACGATGGACATGCGCTGTATTTGAAGGGCTTCTGGCGTACCGTCTGGAGCCCAATCACCAGCTCCGTACAGGAAATAGATACCAAGCATCATGTAATCACACTTAAGGACCTGCCAGATGGCGGCATGGGCTCCAAATGGAGCAAGACGGTCGAAGATTACCGTTCCAGCCTCAGTGCACCGACCGTCAACCAAGAAACCGCAGCAACAGAAACGACGGCAGCCTCCGAGGATGATGCGCTACACGATAACGATACATCCAGCAAATCCTATCTGGTGTACAAGGACGGCGGCGCGGCACAATCCATGACGCTGAAGGAAGAACAAAGCGACGATTCATTGCTGGAAACAAAACCGTCCAGCGCTGAACAGGATGCGCAAGATGCCGAACCAGTGAAACTGACGGACAAAGGCGCGGACGTATCGTCCGTCACGTATGACGATCAGTCGTCTTCTCCGGTTCGTGATCTGAGTGAGTCGTCAGTTACTTCTGATGCGTATGCGCCTTCGTCTGTACAGGATGATGTATATGAAGGATCATCCGTTAGCGACGATACGTATGCTACTCCCTATACTGCCAAAATCCGTGCGCCTTACCGTATCGGTTCAGGCACCGAAGAATGGCAAGCGCTGAATTATTTGGATGAGATTGATGTTCCGGGCGAGTGGGCACTCGATTTTAAAGATAAAAAGCTGTATTACTATCCAAAAGGAAATCTGGATGATCTGAACATCATTATCGCCGACAATGAAAACCCGGTCGTAGCGTTCAATGGTGCCTCCCATGTGCAGCTGATCGGCTTTACCTTTGAAGGCAGTATGGGCAACGGGATTGAGCTGAACGATGCCGATCATATTACAATCGCTGGCAATACGCTGCGTAATCTGGGCAATGGCGGTATTCTCGATGTCGGCGGCAGCAATAACCTGTTCCAGAGCAATGACATTTACGAGACCGGCGGCTTTGGTATTAGTATTAACAAGTCGGGCGACCGTAAAACGTTAACTCCTGCCAACAGTAGAGTGACCAATAACCATATTCATCATGTAGGCGAGCTGACGCATCTGGAGCCGCTGCTGGTGCGTGAATCGGTCGGCATTACCTTTGATCATAACCTGCTGCATGATGTGCCAAAGGATGCGGTACGGTATGTGTACAGCAACAATCTGACGTTTGAATATAATGAGGTACACAATACGTCGCTGATCGAAGGCGATACCGGTGCATTCTATACTGCTCAGGACTGGGCATCGTATGGCAATGTGCTGCGCTACAACTTCATTCACCACAATAAACGTTCCAACGGCTTCTATTCCGATGGCGCGGACAGTGGTGACAATTACAAGTACAATATCGTACAAGGCTCCACCAAAGGCATTTTGCTCAACGGGCATGACAATATCGCTTCTAACAATCTGGTTGTCGATTCCAATATGATTCAGGTCGATCAGCGCGGCGATAGCAAGAGTCATGGTGTCAACAGTATCTTTGCGGATCAACTGCGCGAGATGAACCCGGACAGCAATCCGTGGGCTAACTATGGTAAAGTACTGCAAGATACGTACGGCTATGACCATACGCTGTGGGATAGCATCCTTGATCCCGACTGGCATCCCGAATATCCAAACGGTACGCGCATGACCAACAATATGCTGGTCAATACACCGGACGTTGTGATTCCGAAGGTGGGCGATGTAAAGGTGGAAGGCAATGACTCCATCAGCAGCGTGGCGGATGCACAGTTTTATGATTACAGCAAAATGGATCTGCGTACAGACAATACCAAGGTTCTGGCGAAGTTTCCTGATCTGAATGAAGTATTTCCGAAGATTGGGCTGCTGAAAGATGATTATCGGACGCGGGTCATTACGCGTGCGGAAAGTGGCGGCTTATCAAACCACTAA
- a CDS encoding ring-cleaving dioxygenase codes for MELLGIHHVSIMTGKAEKNFDFYTKVLGMRLVKKGVNQDDTTSYHLFYGDAVASPGTELTFFDLPGIGPSYPGVSSISASSLRVASTEALEYWSKRFDDLNVSHEPIRQRAGRDTLAFQDFEGTRIVLVADNNEEGVAPGQAWNGSDVPVEYGILGLGPVTLTVAKPENTVMILKEVLGFRYLDSYPSLAGEEHLDVLVYATGEGGAGAEVHIETRPDLPVARLGRGGVHHVAFRVPDEEQYNKWADKLAQLGIPNSGKVDRHYFRALYFREPNGILFELSTDTPGFDVDESLDSLGETLSLPPFLESRRTDIEAKLRPLTLED; via the coding sequence ATGGAATTATTGGGTATTCATCATGTGTCGATTATGACGGGCAAAGCGGAAAAGAATTTTGATTTTTATACAAAAGTACTTGGTATGCGTCTGGTGAAAAAGGGCGTCAATCAGGATGATACAACATCGTATCACTTATTCTATGGAGATGCAGTAGCTTCGCCAGGAACAGAATTGACGTTTTTTGATTTGCCGGGCATTGGACCGAGTTATCCGGGGGTATCGAGTATTTCCGCTTCGTCGCTACGCGTTGCCAGCACAGAAGCGCTAGAGTATTGGTCTAAGCGGTTTGACGATTTGAATGTGAGTCATGAGCCGATTCGTCAGCGTGCAGGACGGGATACACTGGCATTTCAGGATTTTGAAGGCACGCGTATTGTGCTGGTAGCTGACAACAACGAAGAAGGCGTTGCACCGGGTCAAGCATGGAACGGCTCCGATGTGCCTGTAGAATACGGCATTCTCGGTCTTGGACCGGTAACATTGACGGTTGCCAAACCGGAAAACACCGTAATGATTTTGAAAGAAGTACTAGGCTTCCGTTATCTCGATTCCTACCCCTCCCTTGCAGGCGAAGAGCATCTGGATGTACTCGTGTATGCAACAGGAGAAGGCGGCGCTGGTGCGGAAGTGCATATCGAAACGCGCCCTGATCTGCCAGTAGCCCGTCTCGGTCGTGGCGGCGTGCATCACGTTGCTTTCCGTGTACCGGATGAGGAACAATACAACAAATGGGCGGACAAGCTCGCTCAACTAGGCATTCCCAACTCTGGTAAAGTCGACCGCCATTACTTCCGCGCCCTGTACTTCCGTGAGCCGAACGGTATTTTGTTCGAGCTATCAACGGATACACCGGGATTTGACGTGGATGAATCGCTCGACTCACTAGGCGAAACCTTGTCCCTCCCTCCATTTCTGGAATCACGTCGTACAGACATTGAAGCCAAATTACGTCCGTTGACGCTGGAAGATTAA
- a CDS encoding DUF2268 domain-containing protein, giving the protein MNIAPLRSDRIYQHIIQAPLEHKTELYRQQMLRPFMPKWQIQHIPFQNSDPNGFDVIQMSNMANISPVNITTAIHDQLAAISTDDFWQACQQTVQSSLNVFIQQGIPLPVSDYLYTIWLGDKNSPLMQINNHLCGDGGIPGYIIVNLVPNDYTLPRIPAVLAHECNHNVRYQFIQWDQYVTLGEMIVSEGLAENFAESLYGTDMLGPWVTRTSAKVLNTIVKPLIQPYLQLTGFQQFSPYLYGDEITRMQQGTPVGMPYAGGYACGYHLVHYYLRRTGISIAEATTLPASEILAEVGEFWHETTMVHGS; this is encoded by the coding sequence ATGAACATTGCACCCCTTCGTTCCGATCGAATTTACCAACATATCATACAAGCTCCTCTAGAACATAAAACAGAGCTATATCGACAGCAGATGCTGCGTCCCTTTATGCCCAAATGGCAAATACAGCACATCCCTTTTCAAAACAGCGATCCCAACGGCTTCGATGTGATCCAAATGAGCAATATGGCGAATATATCGCCGGTAAACATTACGACCGCTATTCATGACCAATTGGCTGCCATTTCTACTGATGACTTCTGGCAAGCCTGTCAGCAGACAGTGCAGTCCAGCCTGAATGTGTTTATCCAGCAGGGCATTCCGCTTCCAGTATCTGATTATCTGTATACGATATGGCTAGGCGACAAGAATAGCCCCCTTATGCAAATCAATAACCATCTGTGCGGCGATGGCGGCATTCCGGGTTATATCATCGTTAATCTAGTACCAAATGATTACACACTACCCCGCATCCCAGCAGTGCTAGCGCATGAGTGCAATCACAATGTTCGTTACCAGTTTATCCAATGGGATCAATATGTGACGCTAGGCGAGATGATCGTCAGTGAAGGGCTGGCAGAAAATTTTGCCGAATCGTTATACGGTACGGATATGCTCGGTCCTTGGGTCACGCGCACATCAGCAAAGGTGCTGAATACTATCGTTAAACCGCTGATTCAGCCATATCTTCAGCTAACCGGATTTCAGCAATTTAGCCCGTATCTATATGGGGATGAGATTACAAGGATGCAGCAAGGAACACCAGTCGGTATGCCATATGCAGGCGGTTATGCTTGCGGCTATCATCTGGTACACTATTATTTGCGCCGTACCGGCATATCCATTGCGGAAGCAACCACATTACCCGCAAGCGAGATTCTTGCGGAAGTAGGAGAGTTCTGGCATGAAACAACAATGGTTCACGGTTCATGA
- a CDS encoding MerR family transcriptional regulator has translation MKQQWFTVHDIVQITSISRRTLHFYDSIDLLKPSKLADNGYRRYDRDALTRLQTILMLKDMQFSLKDIASILQLPAAEQQHMLIQQRQLLEQHKQQLERTIQQLDQRLAGTPWSELQRSPDTSVKSLQDQYAAEAALTYGNTTAYKQFQEQQSALSPAQQQEQNEYVAQQMDALYKQLADHMHALPQSPVIQNLIEQWAALLATQMPCEPELLRCIADTYIEDARFVDYFESYGTDFARFLHAAITDWMQHVQTD, from the coding sequence ATGAAACAACAATGGTTCACGGTTCATGACATCGTACAGATTACTAGCATTAGCCGACGCACGCTGCACTTTTACGACAGCATCGATCTGCTTAAACCGAGCAAACTGGCGGATAATGGCTACCGACGGTATGACCGCGACGCATTGACACGATTGCAAACTATTTTGATGCTCAAAGATATGCAGTTTTCGCTTAAGGATATTGCCTCGATCCTACAACTTCCTGCGGCAGAGCAGCAACACATGCTCATACAGCAGCGACAGCTATTGGAGCAGCATAAGCAGCAGCTAGAGCGTACCATCCAGCAGCTGGATCAGCGTCTTGCAGGCACGCCGTGGAGCGAATTACAGCGATCTCCTGATACATCTGTCAAATCATTACAGGATCAATATGCAGCCGAAGCTGCGCTCACGTATGGCAACACAACGGCATATAAGCAGTTTCAAGAGCAGCAAAGCGCCCTCTCCCCTGCACAGCAGCAGGAGCAGAATGAATACGTTGCCCAGCAGATGGATGCTCTATATAAGCAATTGGCAGATCACATGCATGCGCTACCGCAATCGCCCGTGATCCAGAATCTGATTGAGCAGTGGGCAGCACTGTTGGCGACACAAATGCCGTGCGAGCCAGAGCTGCTGCGCTGTATTGCCGACACGTATATAGAGGATGCACGGTTTGTTGATTATTTTGAAAGCTACGGAACAGATTTTGCGAGGTTCCTTCATGCTGCCATTACCGATTGGATGCAGCATGTACAGACAGACTGA
- a CDS encoding AraC family transcriptional regulator — MCMEIWQSSMKQPVSYFKSGKFVCEDNWYHERLRLEQDYEVIIGISGCLYIEVEGQRYTVGAGDMLFYRPGQLHGGYAPSSSDSSFYWLHFFTEDAGRCVEEQQMRAQWQEAHLLEDGGNLSPLSHSILLPTFLNLHQPEKVFMQCQQLLDIAHSRHYSHLAADYTVTGLLIELTRQYIEQVTDSQEEHSGDRRFRQVLEWIKLHIGGDLTVHEVAEQFGYTPDHVTRLFRKRLGISTLKYINDMKISRSKELLLHSDASIKEIAYTLHFQDEKYFMKLFKATEGITPSQYRDAYPNTYMNTNSTDPDIPLPAHLQQKNPIYKGTRPYV; from the coding sequence ATGTGTATGGAAATCTGGCAAAGCAGCATGAAACAGCCGGTTTCGTATTTTAAATCGGGTAAATTTGTTTGTGAGGATAACTGGTATCATGAGCGGCTACGCTTGGAGCAGGATTATGAGGTGATAATTGGCATCAGTGGCTGTTTGTATATTGAGGTGGAAGGGCAGCGGTATACAGTAGGTGCTGGAGATATGCTCTTTTACCGACCGGGACAGCTGCATGGCGGATATGCGCCTTCGAGCAGCGACAGTTCGTTTTACTGGCTCCACTTTTTTACAGAAGATGCGGGGAGATGTGTGGAGGAGCAGCAGATGCGCGCACAATGGCAGGAAGCGCACTTATTGGAAGATGGCGGGAATCTGTCTCCGTTGTCGCATAGCATTCTGCTGCCTACATTTCTAAATCTTCATCAGCCGGAGAAGGTCTTTATGCAATGTCAGCAGCTGCTAGACATCGCTCATTCGCGCCACTATAGTCATCTGGCTGCCGATTATACGGTCACTGGGCTGCTCATCGAATTGACCCGTCAATATATCGAGCAAGTGACAGACAGCCAAGAAGAACATAGTGGAGATCGCCGCTTCCGGCAGGTGCTGGAATGGATCAAGCTGCATATTGGCGGCGATCTCACGGTGCATGAGGTGGCGGAACAATTTGGCTATACACCAGATCATGTAACACGCTTGTTTCGCAAACGGCTAGGAATCAGCACGCTCAAATATATCAATGATATGAAAATCAGCCGCTCCAAGGAGCTACTACTGCATTCAGATGCTTCGATTAAGGAAATTGCCTATACGCTACATTTTCAAGACGAGAAGTACTTTATGAAGCTGTTCAAAGCAACTGAAGGCATTACACCTAGTCAATATCGGGACGCATATCCGAACACGTATATGAACACCAATTCCACAGACCCGGATATTCCGCTACCTGCCCATTTGCAGCAAAAGAATCCAATTTATAAAGGGACGCGTCCGTATGTATGA
- a CDS encoding TIM-barrel domain-containing protein, whose product MITQQQNKLIYQYGGEYLVIEPWLEHSVRVRSTLYPQLYDDHSALLELRQPQSADIRIKDNGFGYLHHGNVTVIVDPHGKLTFLNQHGDLLLEEYSRYRYGTIAEDDDITGYRSDRHFNSALNIPARQFTPLLGGDYGLTVRFEGAADEKLYGMGQYQQHILDVKHCTLELAHRNSQASIPFTLSSLGYGFLWNNPAIGEVTFGKNRTEWHARSTKQMDYWITAGDTPSEIVERYSDATGKVPMMPDYGIGFWQCKLRYRTQEELLEVAREYKRRQLPIDVIVVDFFHWTKQGEFRFDPEYWPDPAAMVRELQEMNIELMVSVWPTIDKTSEYFAEMYEQGLLVRAERGVNVTMEFYGSSIFFDATHPKARQYVWNKVKQNYYDLGIRIFWLDEAEPEYTVYDFDNYRYYEGSNLQVGNKYPAMYSKTFYDGMTAEHQEQVVNLVRAAWAGSQRYGALVWSGDVDSSFRAMRNQLAIGLNMGIAGIPWWTTDIGGFHGGNPSDPSFRECLIRWFQFGVFCPVFRLHGDREPGLEQLGTSGGGLCFSGSDNEVWSFGEEAYPILTGYMYLREALRPYITNLMRQAHEKGTPLMRPLFYDFPQDRVCWETEDVYMFGASLLIAPILEEGQRSRSVYLPSGTHWVNAWTGSQHEGGQVVQADAPLSITPVFIRQAQAEGLQPLFADIVARMESEESPA is encoded by the coding sequence ATGATTACTCAGCAACAGAACAAACTTATCTATCAATATGGTGGTGAGTATTTGGTGATCGAGCCGTGGCTAGAACATAGTGTGCGTGTACGCTCCACTCTGTACCCACAGCTGTATGACGATCATAGTGCACTACTAGAATTGCGTCAGCCGCAGTCTGCGGATATTCGCATCAAGGACAATGGGTTTGGGTATTTGCATCATGGCAATGTAACAGTTATTGTCGATCCGCATGGCAAGCTGACCTTTTTGAATCAGCATGGTGATCTGTTGCTGGAGGAATATAGTCGGTATCGGTATGGCACGATTGCTGAGGACGATGATATTACTGGTTATCGTAGTGATCGACATTTTAATAGTGCCTTGAATATACCTGCACGCCAGTTTACGCCTTTGCTCGGTGGCGATTATGGATTGACGGTGCGTTTTGAAGGGGCGGCGGATGAAAAACTATATGGCATGGGACAGTATCAGCAGCATATCTTGGATGTGAAGCACTGCACGCTAGAGCTTGCGCATCGCAATTCGCAGGCAAGTATTCCTTTTACATTGTCCAGTCTCGGCTACGGCTTTCTCTGGAACAATCCAGCGATAGGCGAAGTGACCTTTGGCAAAAATCGTACAGAATGGCATGCACGCTCCACCAAGCAGATGGATTACTGGATTACCGCTGGCGATACGCCGTCCGAAATCGTGGAGCGGTACAGCGACGCTACTGGCAAGGTGCCAATGATGCCAGATTACGGAATCGGCTTCTGGCAATGCAAATTGCGCTATCGTACGCAGGAGGAACTGCTAGAAGTAGCCCGTGAGTATAAACGCCGCCAATTACCAATTGATGTGATTGTGGTCGACTTCTTCCACTGGACCAAGCAGGGAGAATTCCGCTTTGATCCCGAATATTGGCCAGATCCAGCGGCGATGGTGCGTGAGCTGCAAGAGATGAATATTGAGCTGATGGTATCGGTTTGGCCCACGATTGATAAGACGAGTGAGTATTTTGCAGAAATGTATGAACAGGGATTGCTTGTACGTGCGGAGCGCGGCGTGAATGTTACGATGGAGTTTTATGGAAGCAGCATCTTTTTCGATGCCACGCATCCGAAGGCAAGGCAGTATGTATGGAACAAGGTGAAGCAAAACTATTACGATCTCGGTATTCGTATCTTTTGGCTGGATGAAGCAGAGCCGGAGTATACAGTATATGATTTTGATAATTATCGTTATTATGAAGGCAGCAATTTACAGGTCGGCAACAAGTATCCGGCGATGTATTCCAAAACCTTTTATGATGGCATGACCGCCGAGCATCAAGAGCAGGTAGTCAATCTGGTTCGCGCCGCTTGGGCAGGCAGTCAGCGGTACGGCGCGCTCGTCTGGTCCGGTGATGTTGATTCCAGCTTTCGTGCGATGCGCAATCAGCTGGCAATCGGGCTAAATATGGGCATCGCGGGCATTCCCTGGTGGACGACTGATATTGGCGGATTCCACGGTGGCAATCCGTCTGATCCCTCCTTCCGTGAATGTCTGATTCGTTGGTTTCAATTTGGCGTCTTCTGCCCTGTATTCCGACTGCATGGCGATCGTGAGCCGGGCTTGGAGCAGCTTGGTACTTCCGGCGGCGGGCTGTGCTTTAGCGGCAGCGATAACGAGGTGTGGAGCTTTGGTGAGGAAGCCTATCCAATATTGACCGGATATATGTATTTACGCGAGGCACTGCGACCGTATATTACGAATTTGATGCGACAAGCGCATGAAAAAGGCACTCCGCTCATGCGCCCACTATTTTACGATTTCCCACAAGATCGAGTCTGCTGGGAAACCGAGGATGTGTATATGTTCGGAGCAAGTCTACTGATTGCACCTATTTTGGAAGAAGGGCAGCGCAGTCGCTCTGTCTATCTGCCATCTGGCACACATTGGGTGAATGCGTGGACAGGCAGCCAGCATGAGGGCGGGCAGGTGGTGCAAGCCGATGCGCCACTGTCTATTACACCTGTGTTTATTCGGCAGGCACAAGCGGAAGGATTACAGCCTCTATTTGCTGATATTGTTGCTAGAATGGAATCTGAAGAATCACCAGCTTGA